One genomic window of Conexivisphaerales archaeon includes the following:
- a CDS encoding NADP-dependent malic enzyme, with amino-acid sequence MTAKLDSEVEETKKLGVKSLKYHSYYKGKVHVELKCPVRSLDDFSVWYTPGVASASLEIAKDQDLSYEYTNRGNLIAIASDGSRVLGLGNVGPYAALPVMEGKALLYKYLGGVDAFPVVLQTHTADELVSAVLNLQPSFGGVNLEDIEAPKCFAVLEQLREKASIPVWHDDQQGTATVTLAALINALKVAGKKLQDVTVAMVGAGAASLATARLLQEAGLPAGNIVMCDSAGILHPDREDMDKLQLRNHWKYDVAIRTNKERKKGGIAEALEGADVCISAATPGPGVIKKEWVSRMQKDAIVFALANPTPEIWPREAKEAGARVVATGRSDFPNQVNNSLVFPAVFRGSLDVRSKAISDEMCIAAANALSSYAERTGGISEEHIIPTMEDWEVYAEEAAAVGDMAIRQGLARIKMPKEELKELAYAKIERVRKRVKLLMKEGLIPPPPE; translated from the coding sequence ATGACTGCCAAGCTTGACAGCGAGGTTGAAGAAACAAAGAAGTTAGGGGTCAAGTCTCTCAAGTATCATTCATACTATAAGGGGAAAGTACATGTGGAATTGAAATGCCCTGTCAGGTCTCTTGACGACTTTTCCGTCTGGTATACACCTGGTGTTGCATCTGCATCGCTTGAAATAGCCAAGGACCAAGACCTGTCCTACGAATATACGAACAGGGGGAATCTCATCGCGATAGCTTCAGACGGCAGCAGGGTTCTCGGACTGGGGAATGTTGGGCCCTATGCCGCTCTTCCAGTAATGGAAGGCAAAGCACTACTCTACAAATACCTTGGAGGAGTTGATGCGTTCCCTGTAGTGCTGCAGACCCATACTGCAGATGAGCTGGTAAGTGCAGTACTGAACCTGCAGCCATCGTTCGGCGGGGTCAATCTCGAGGATATTGAAGCACCGAAATGCTTTGCGGTTCTGGAGCAGCTGAGAGAGAAGGCATCAATACCTGTGTGGCACGACGACCAGCAGGGAACTGCAACAGTAACTCTTGCAGCGCTGATAAACGCACTTAAGGTCGCAGGAAAGAAGCTTCAGGATGTTACTGTTGCGATGGTGGGTGCAGGAGCTGCAAGTCTTGCTACAGCCAGACTTTTGCAAGAAGCGGGCCTGCCAGCAGGAAATATAGTGATGTGTGATTCTGCTGGGATACTGCACCCTGACAGGGAGGATATGGACAAACTTCAACTGAGAAATCACTGGAAGTATGATGTTGCCATCAGGACGAACAAGGAGAGAAAGAAGGGAGGCATAGCTGAAGCTCTTGAAGGTGCTGATGTATGTATTTCTGCAGCCACTCCTGGCCCTGGCGTAATAAAGAAGGAATGGGTGAGCAGGATGCAGAAAGATGCCATAGTGTTTGCACTTGCAAACCCAACTCCAGAGATATGGCCCAGGGAGGCCAAGGAGGCTGGAGCAAGGGTTGTGGCTACTGGCAGGTCAGACTTTCCGAACCAGGTGAACAATTCGCTCGTCTTCCCAGCAGTCTTCAGGGGGAGCCTGGATGTTAGAAGCAAGGCCATATCGGACGAAATGTGCATCGCAGCTGCAAATGCACTTTCATCCTACGCAGAAAGGACGGGTGGAATATCTGAAGAGCACATAATTCCTACCATGGAGGACTGGGAGGTTTATGCTGAGGAAGCTGCTGCAGTCGGGGACATGGCGATAAGGCAGGGACTGGCAAGGATAAAGATGCCGAAGGAGGAACTCAAAGAATTGGCGTACGCGAAGATAGAGAGGGTAAGGAAAAGAGTGAAATTGCTTATGAAGGAGGGGCTGATTCCTCCGCCTCCGGAGTGA
- a CDS encoding GNAT family N-acetyltransferase codes for MSQAELVMRRAKEQDVEQILELVLRLKKLNEEFDPLFSVSEDARKAGEQYVKNAIASQDSFVAVAEAGKRVVGMVKVDLRTRIFYVPKREGRIVDLYLLPEFRRKGFGEKMVNYVWDQLKGKVDILTVEFPSANKISTSFYTKLGFRPIVNIYAKRD; via the coding sequence TTGTCACAAGCAGAGTTGGTTATGAGAAGGGCAAAGGAGCAGGACGTAGAGCAGATCCTGGAGCTTGTTTTGAGACTGAAGAAGCTGAACGAGGAGTTCGACCCTCTCTTCTCCGTAAGCGAAGACGCAAGAAAGGCCGGGGAGCAGTATGTGAAGAATGCTATTGCTTCACAGGATTCGTTTGTTGCAGTTGCGGAAGCTGGAAAGAGAGTGGTTGGAATGGTGAAAGTAGACTTGAGGACCAGAATATTTTATGTGCCAAAAAGGGAGGGGAGGATAGTCGACCTCTATCTCCTTCCGGAGTTCAGAAGGAAGGGCTTCGGTGAGAAGATGGTAAACTACGTGTGGGACCAGCTCAAGGGCAAAGTCGACATACTGACAGTAGAATTTCCGAGTGCAAACAAGATTTCCACAAGCTTCTACACCAAGCTCGGATTCAGACCTATCGTCAACATTTACGCGAAGAGAGACTGA
- a CDS encoding malate dehydrogenase has product MITIVGTGRVGGSIAFHLALKALDDLTLLDIVPGLPQGEALDLSHMCATLGIDIDIRGSNDYRDMSGSQVVVVPAGFTRKADMTRLDLLKKNAEVIRSIAKNIAEYAPEAKVILTTNPLDVMTYLMYKSTGFPRSRVMGFSGPLDTGRFRYLIAKELGVSFSSVQTMVIGEHGDSMVLLPRLTTVGGKPVSELLPKEKIEKLIDESRKSGAEIIRLRGWSSNYAPGAGVSQMVEAVVKDTKTVIPTSVYLDGEYGVKDVAIVVPAALGSNGVEKVIELNLTQEERAAFDKSVEVLRQAIAQIPQ; this is encoded by the coding sequence ATGATAACGATAGTGGGTACGGGCAGGGTTGGGGGTTCCATAGCGTTTCACCTGGCGCTGAAGGCGCTGGATGACCTCACGCTTTTGGACATTGTTCCAGGCTTACCTCAGGGTGAAGCACTTGACCTGAGCCACATGTGTGCAACGCTGGGGATAGATATCGACATAAGAGGTTCCAACGACTATAGAGATATGTCAGGTTCTCAGGTCGTGGTTGTGCCTGCAGGGTTCACAAGAAAGGCCGACATGACCAGGCTCGACCTTTTGAAGAAAAATGCGGAGGTGATCAGGTCGATTGCAAAGAACATTGCAGAATATGCCCCTGAGGCAAAGGTAATACTGACCACAAACCCATTAGACGTCATGACGTATCTGATGTACAAGTCGACAGGCTTTCCGAGGAGCAGGGTCATGGGGTTCAGCGGTCCTCTTGACACTGGCAGGTTCAGATACCTCATAGCAAAGGAGCTAGGCGTTTCGTTCTCAAGCGTGCAGACGATGGTGATAGGAGAGCATGGAGACTCGATGGTCCTTCTGCCAAGGCTCACAACAGTGGGTGGAAAACCGGTATCAGAGTTGCTTCCAAAAGAGAAGATAGAGAAGCTGATCGACGAATCAAGAAAGAGTGGAGCAGAGATAATCAGGCTGAGAGGCTGGTCTTCGAACTACGCTCCTGGGGCAGGGGTATCACAGATGGTAGAAGCTGTTGTCAAGGATACCAAGACTGTCATTCCGACATCGGTGTATCTTGACGGAGAGTATGGGGTAAAGGATGTTGCAATAGTTGTCCCTGCAGCTCTTGGTTCGAACGGTGTCGAAAAGGTGATAGAGCTCAACCTGACTCAGGAAGAGAGGGCAGCTTTTGACAAGAGCGTAGAGGTACTAAGGCAAGCAATAGCACAGATCCCTCAGTGA
- a CDS encoding 2-oxoacid:ferredoxin oxidoreductase subunit alpha — MLDDRLSWVVGGPQGSGVDSAATIYARSVAEGKLFIHGEREYYSNIKGEHSYYTVISSHRKIRSRLSVIHVLATFEEETIAKHAFEVLPGGAIIYDPMNEATLLKNIPTLEEKVRKDIEAKIGKNDVSIKDVLTFASSSGVRLVPIPYNDLIAETAKKLGADPGRLLRAVNVMSVSASLALLKYPAKHIETAIASVFRGKESVISENIEASRTAYEYASRFRDGIAYTLNDRAEDDPQQMLLLQGTQAVALGKIAAGGRFQSYYPITPASDESFFLEEYETLGMGKDSKDYLVVIQSEDEIAAVTMAIGASLAGVRASTATSGPGFSLMMEGIGWAGINEVPLVITLYQRGGPSTGLPTRSEQADLLFALNSGHGELPRIVLSSGDIEECFYDAGKAFNYAERYQVPVIHLIDKQIANSTATVPMFDLSKVKIDRGKLFVNGNGGYKRFQFTDDGISPRSFLGQEGGVSWYTGDEHDEMGHITEEPWTRRKMMDKRMGKLEIAAKEIPLNDKLHYYGPSSPDLLLVGWGGTKGPVLDLLEVMKDEGYSVAFLQVRLMSPFPSQEVSKILESAKDVIAVESNYSAQLKQLIAQKTGKMIKREIVKYTGRPMALDELHEAVIRMMKDEKLTREVLMSGA, encoded by the coding sequence ATGCTCGATGATAGGCTGTCTTGGGTTGTAGGAGGACCCCAAGGCAGTGGTGTGGATTCAGCTGCCACAATCTATGCAAGGTCTGTGGCTGAGGGTAAACTCTTCATACATGGTGAGAGGGAGTATTATTCCAACATAAAGGGGGAGCACAGCTACTATACAGTCATATCTTCACATAGGAAGATCAGGTCCAGGCTGAGTGTTATTCATGTCCTGGCTACATTCGAAGAAGAAACAATCGCAAAACATGCGTTTGAAGTTCTGCCTGGAGGAGCAATCATTTATGACCCGATGAACGAAGCCACTCTGCTGAAGAATATACCCACGCTCGAAGAGAAGGTAAGAAAGGATATAGAGGCTAAAATCGGGAAGAATGATGTCTCAATTAAAGATGTTCTCACATTCGCCAGCTCCTCTGGTGTCAGGCTTGTTCCTATACCTTACAACGACCTGATAGCTGAGACCGCCAAGAAGCTGGGTGCAGACCCTGGCAGACTGCTCAGGGCAGTAAATGTGATGTCTGTTTCTGCATCCCTTGCCCTTCTGAAGTATCCTGCCAAGCATATTGAAACTGCCATAGCAAGTGTATTTAGGGGGAAGGAGAGTGTGATCTCTGAGAACATAGAAGCAAGCAGGACAGCTTATGAATATGCTTCCAGGTTCAGAGACGGTATAGCCTACACCCTGAACGATAGAGCTGAGGATGACCCTCAGCAGATGCTGCTCCTTCAGGGAACCCAGGCTGTGGCTCTGGGAAAGATAGCTGCAGGAGGCAGGTTCCAGTCGTATTATCCGATTACTCCTGCCTCTGACGAGAGCTTCTTCCTTGAAGAATATGAGACTCTGGGTATGGGGAAGGATTCAAAAGATTATCTTGTGGTTATTCAGTCTGAGGATGAAATAGCTGCAGTGACGATGGCTATAGGAGCCTCTCTTGCAGGTGTGAGAGCAAGCACAGCAACTTCAGGCCCTGGCTTCTCCCTTATGATGGAGGGGATAGGATGGGCAGGTATAAACGAAGTACCTCTTGTTATAACTCTTTACCAGAGGGGGGGACCAAGCACAGGCCTCCCAACCAGAAGCGAACAGGCAGACCTTCTCTTTGCTCTCAACTCCGGGCATGGCGAATTACCAAGGATAGTTCTTTCTTCTGGAGATATAGAGGAGTGCTTCTACGATGCTGGTAAGGCATTTAACTATGCAGAAAGGTACCAGGTGCCTGTTATACATCTTATCGACAAGCAGATAGCCAACAGTACAGCAACCGTCCCTATGTTTGACCTTTCTAAGGTGAAGATAGACAGGGGGAAGTTGTTCGTAAACGGGAATGGAGGATACAAGAGGTTCCAGTTCACAGATGATGGTATATCGCCGAGAAGCTTTCTTGGCCAGGAAGGAGGGGTCAGCTGGTACACAGGTGATGAGCATGACGAAATGGGCCACATAACCGAAGAGCCATGGACAAGGCGGAAGATGATGGATAAGAGAATGGGCAAGCTTGAGATAGCTGCGAAAGAGATACCTCTCAACGATAAGCTGCATTACTACGGTCCCTCCTCACCAGACCTGTTGCTTGTAGGCTGGGGAGGTACAAAAGGGCCCGTCTTGGACCTGCTTGAAGTGATGAAGGACGAAGGATACAGTGTAGCTTTCCTTCAGGTGAGGCTTATGTCTCCTTTCCCATCTCAGGAGGTTTCAAAGATACTTGAAAGCGCCAAGGATGTGATAGCGGTTGAAAGCAATTATAGTGCACAGTTGAAGCAGCTGATAGCCCAGAAGACAGGCAAGATGATCAAAAGAGAGATAGTCAAGTACACGGGGAGACCTATGGCGCTCGACGAGCTGCATGAAGCAGTGATAAGGATGATGAAGGATGAGAAATTGACAAGGGAGGTGTTGATGAGTGGCGCTTAA
- a CDS encoding 2-oxoacid:ferredoxin oxidoreductase subunit beta, protein MALKLADYRTEVHNNWCPGCGDFGILSAVQMALAELQIPPHRAAVFSGIGCSGKTPHYVNAYGVHTLHGRGIAFAEGAKLANPELEVILTAGDGDTLGIGGNHTLHLGRRNIDMTVIMYDNFVYGLTKGQASPTLALGMKTKGLAKPNIQQDINPVMLAIIAGYSFVARGYAYDTRHLKELIKKGITHRGAAFIDVLQPCPTYDDIHTKSWYAGEDRAAQNQGKPVPRTYHLEDIGFDPVVKKDTQEEVLQKISQALAKSLEWGDRIPIGVFYQNPFIPTFEERLVETRVQAYADNPPARMRIAKEDGTPAVDLSAILKRYTV, encoded by the coding sequence GTGGCGCTTAAGCTTGCTGATTACAGGACTGAAGTTCACAACAACTGGTGCCCCGGATGCGGAGACTTCGGAATACTGAGCGCAGTCCAGATGGCGCTCGCTGAGCTCCAGATACCTCCTCACAGGGCTGCCGTCTTCTCAGGAATAGGATGTTCAGGGAAGACACCTCACTACGTAAACGCATACGGCGTCCATACACTGCACGGAAGGGGTATCGCATTTGCTGAGGGCGCCAAGCTAGCTAACCCTGAACTTGAAGTTATACTGACAGCAGGAGATGGTGATACGCTTGGTATAGGTGGCAATCATACACTGCACCTAGGAAGGAGAAACATAGACATGACAGTTATAATGTACGACAACTTTGTGTACGGACTTACGAAGGGACAGGCATCGCCGACTCTTGCTCTTGGTATGAAGACAAAGGGCCTGGCAAAGCCCAATATTCAGCAGGACATAAACCCTGTAATGCTTGCGATCATAGCTGGATACAGCTTCGTCGCAAGAGGTTATGCATACGATACAAGACACCTGAAGGAGCTGATAAAGAAGGGAATAACACACAGAGGAGCAGCCTTCATAGATGTACTGCAACCTTGCCCAACGTACGATGATATACATACGAAGAGCTGGTATGCAGGTGAAGACAGGGCAGCGCAGAATCAGGGTAAGCCTGTGCCGAGAACCTACCATCTGGAGGATATAGGATTTGACCCAGTTGTGAAGAAGGACACTCAGGAAGAAGTGCTGCAGAAAATCTCTCAGGCCCTTGCAAAGTCTCTTGAATGGGGGGACAGGATACCGATAGGGGTATTCTACCAGAATCCCTTCATACCAACGTTCGAAGAAAGGCTGGTTGAGACCAGGGTCCAGGCTTATGCCGACAACCCTCCTGCCAGAATGAGGATAGCGAAAGAGGACGGAACTCCAGCAGTAGACCTGAGTGCTATCCTGAAAAGGTACACTGTATAA